A genomic segment from Janthinobacterium sp. 64 encodes:
- a CDS encoding dicarboxylate/amino acid:cation symporter: MKKKRPLTLYILIAMILGIAVGYGCNTAFPDAKLSAQIAGNISIVTDVFLRLIKMIIALLVFSTLTVGIAHMGDGKTAGRIGLKAMCWFVVASLVSLALGMVLSNLMQLGTNLGLPLPDVHASTNLKTAAFTLKDFFTHLVPKSPIEAMANNEILQVLVFSIFFGGALAGLGESGKTLTAVVDQLAQVMLRITGTIMNLAPLAVFAAMASVITTHGLGVLITFAKFMGGFYLGLLCLWALLIGAGFVVIGPRIFKLVGLIREPFLLAFSTASSEAAYPKLLTALDQFGVDRKISSFVLPMGYSFNLDGSMMYCTFAVLFIAQAYGIDLSIGTQITMLLLLMLTSKGMAGVPRASLVVIAATLNQFNIPEAGLLLLMGVDQFLDMGRSATNAVGNAVATAVVAKWEGGLATEEEAAAANAANQNTESHWGEADHASKA; encoded by the coding sequence ATGAAAAAGAAACGGCCATTAACCCTGTACATCCTGATTGCCATGATCCTCGGCATTGCCGTCGGTTATGGATGCAACACCGCCTTCCCTGATGCCAAGCTCAGCGCTCAGATCGCTGGCAATATTTCCATCGTCACCGACGTCTTCCTGCGCCTGATCAAAATGATCATCGCGCTGCTGGTGTTTTCCACCCTGACGGTCGGCATCGCCCACATGGGCGACGGCAAGACGGCCGGACGCATCGGCTTGAAAGCCATGTGCTGGTTCGTGGTTGCCTCGCTGGTCTCGCTGGCGCTGGGCATGGTGCTGTCGAACCTGATGCAGCTGGGTACCAACCTGGGACTGCCACTGCCGGACGTACACGCGTCGACCAATTTGAAAACGGCCGCCTTCACCTTGAAAGATTTCTTCACGCACCTGGTGCCGAAATCGCCGATCGAGGCCATGGCCAACAATGAAATCCTGCAAGTGCTGGTGTTCTCGATCTTCTTCGGCGGCGCACTGGCCGGCCTGGGCGAATCGGGCAAGACCCTGACGGCCGTCGTCGACCAGCTGGCACAAGTCATGCTGCGCATCACCGGCACCATCATGAACCTGGCCCCGCTGGCCGTGTTCGCTGCCATGGCCTCCGTCATCACCACCCACGGCCTGGGCGTGCTGATCACGTTTGCCAAGTTCATGGGCGGCTTCTACCTGGGCCTGCTGTGCCTGTGGGCACTGCTGATCGGCGCCGGCTTTGTCGTCATCGGTCCGCGCATCTTCAAACTCGTCGGCCTGATCCGCGAACCATTCCTGCTGGCATTCTCGACGGCCAGCTCGGAAGCGGCGTATCCAAAACTGCTGACGGCGCTCGACCAGTTCGGCGTGGACCGCAAGATTTCCAGTTTTGTGTTGCCAATGGGCTACTCCTTCAACCTCGATGGCTCGATGATGTATTGCACCTTTGCCGTGCTGTTCATTGCACAAGCTTACGGTATCGACCTGTCGATCGGCACGCAGATCACCATGCTGCTGCTGCTGATGCTGACCTCGAAAGGCATGGCCGGCGTGCCGCGCGCCTCGCTGGTGGTGATTGCCGCGACCCTGAACCAGTTCAATATCCCGGAAGCGGGCTTGCTGCTGCTGATGGGCGTTGACCAATTCCTCGACATGGGTCGCTCGGCCACCAACGCGGTCGGCAATGCCGTCGCCACGGCCGTCGTCGCCAAGTGGGAAGGTGGCCTGGCCACCGAGGAAGAAGCCGCTGCGGCCAACGCCGCCAACCAGAACACGGAAAGCCATTGGGGCGAAGCTGACCACGCTAGCAAAGCCTGA
- a CDS encoding metallophosphoesterase family protein, with amino-acid sequence MKIAAISDIHGNLDALDAVLADIARRGVDVTVNLGDIVSGHLLPRATAARLMGLGLPTIRGNHERQLLGDPARMGVSDAYARAQLLPEQLDWIAALPATLRLRHDVLLVHGTPASDLVYFLDSVTPQGSRAATPQEVAERAGETDAALILCGHTHMPRQVRLADGRLIVNPGSVGLQAYDDDHAYPHVMENGTPHARYAIVEQEADGRWTAQLHAVEYDWEKAARLALANGRPDWVVPLRTGRVGVLT; translated from the coding sequence ATGAAAATCGCCGCCATTTCCGATATCCACGGCAACCTCGATGCGCTGGACGCCGTGCTGGCCGACATCGCCCGGCGTGGCGTGGACGTGACCGTCAATCTCGGCGATATCGTCTCGGGCCATCTGCTGCCGCGCGCCACGGCGGCGCGCCTGATGGGGCTCGGCTTGCCCACCATCCGCGGCAACCACGAACGCCAGCTGCTGGGCGACCCTGCCCGCATGGGCGTGTCCGACGCCTATGCGCGCGCGCAACTGCTGCCGGAACAACTGGACTGGATTGCGGCGCTGCCCGCCACCTTGCGTCTGCGTCACGACGTGCTGCTCGTGCATGGCACGCCCGCCAGCGACCTCGTCTACTTTCTCGACAGCGTTACGCCGCAAGGCAGCCGCGCCGCTACGCCGCAGGAGGTGGCCGAACGGGCGGGCGAGACGGACGCGGCGCTGATTCTGTGCGGCCATACCCACATGCCGCGCCAGGTACGCCTGGCCGATGGGCGGCTGATCGTCAACCCGGGCAGCGTGGGCTTGCAAGCCTACGACGACGACCATGCTTATCCGCACGTGATGGAAAACGGCACGCCGCATGCGCGCTATGCCATCGTGGAACAGGAAGCCGATGGCCGCTGGACGGCGCAGTTGCACGCCGTGGAATATGATTGGGAAAAGGCGGCACGGCTGGCGCTGGCGAACGGCCGGCCCGATTGGGTCGTGCCACTGCGCACGGGCCGTGTCGGCGTGCTTACCTGA
- a CDS encoding porin, with product MKKVLFTLLTLGAASTGAMAQSSVTMYGVADAGLVFDKDAAGDRLNRVASGVASGSRIGFKGKEDLGAGLAAIFVLESGFNIDTGTSGQGGRLFGRQSYVGLTGSAGAVTLGRQYTPYYLALRDVADPFVIGLAGTASNIMSTTNYRVDNVVQYSTPTWSKLSADLAYGFGEVAGDNAKSRSMGGAVHYIDGPLNVTLTHHRQENPLAILHTRNTLLATRYDFGVLQGNFGYADNRALNNSKSNDILVGFSAPFGATKLVASYIRHNDKSIANRDAQQWAIGAFYALSKRSDLYTGYGHITNKNGAPYKVGNATDDGTGTSGFNLGMRHTF from the coding sequence ATGAAAAAAGTCCTGTTTACCCTGCTGACCCTCGGCGCAGCCTCCACCGGCGCCATGGCCCAATCGAGCGTGACCATGTATGGCGTGGCTGACGCCGGCCTGGTGTTCGACAAGGATGCGGCTGGAGACCGCCTGAACCGCGTCGCCTCCGGCGTCGCCTCGGGCTCGCGCATCGGCTTCAAGGGCAAGGAAGACCTGGGTGCTGGCCTGGCCGCCATTTTCGTGCTGGAAAGTGGTTTTAACATCGATACCGGCACCTCGGGCCAGGGCGGCCGGCTGTTCGGCCGCCAGTCGTACGTCGGCCTGACCGGCAGCGCCGGCGCCGTCACCCTGGGCCGCCAATACACACCGTACTACCTGGCCCTGCGCGACGTGGCCGATCCGTTCGTCATCGGCCTGGCCGGCACGGCGTCGAACATTATGTCGACGACGAATTACCGCGTCGATAATGTGGTGCAATACAGCACGCCGACCTGGAGCAAGCTTTCGGCCGACCTGGCGTATGGCTTTGGCGAAGTGGCCGGCGACAATGCGAAAAGCCGCAGCATGGGCGGCGCCGTGCACTACATCGACGGTCCGCTGAACGTGACCCTGACGCACCACCGCCAGGAAAATCCGCTGGCGATCCTTCATACGCGCAACACCCTGCTGGCCACGCGCTACGACTTTGGCGTGCTGCAAGGCAACTTCGGCTACGCCGACAACCGCGCCCTGAACAACAGCAAGAGCAATGACATCCTCGTTGGCTTCAGCGCCCCGTTCGGCGCCACCAAGCTGGTCGCGTCGTACATCCGCCACAACGACAAGAGCATTGCCAACCGTGACGCCCAGCAGTGGGCCATCGGCGCGTTCTACGCGCTGTCCAAGCGCAGCGACCTGTACACAGGTTACGGCCACATCACGAACAAGAACGGCGCTCCCTACAAGGTTGGCAATGCCACCGACGATGGCACCGGCACCAGCGGCTTTAACCTGGGCATGCGCCACACGTTCTAA
- a CDS encoding ABC transporter ATP-binding protein, with translation MLSIKQLNKTYANGVKAINDVSLEIPNGMFGLLGPNGAGKSSLMRTIATLQDPDSGSIHFDGLDVLKDKAGLRRQLGYLPQDFGVYPKVSAETLLNHFAVLKGLTEKGPRKEAVEALLQQTNLWEARKRKLGTYSGGMRQRFGIAQALLGAPRLVIVDEPTAGLDPDERNRFLNLLAKIGEQVVVILSTHIVDDVTDLCPRMAMIVKGQVLVQGEPQAAIDTLHNKVWRRSVTTEELAQYQQTLNVLSTRLVGGKPQINVYADSQPDSGFVQIAADLEDVYFLHVRSAARSGAAAA, from the coding sequence ATGCTATCGATCAAACAGCTGAACAAAACGTATGCCAATGGCGTCAAGGCCATCAATGATGTCAGCCTGGAAATTCCCAACGGAATGTTCGGCTTGCTGGGACCGAATGGCGCAGGCAAGTCCTCGCTGATGCGTACCATTGCCACCTTGCAAGATCCAGACAGCGGCAGCATCCATTTCGATGGCCTCGATGTGCTCAAGGACAAGGCCGGCCTGCGCCGCCAGCTCGGCTATCTGCCGCAGGATTTCGGCGTGTATCCGAAGGTCAGCGCGGAAACTCTGCTCAACCACTTTGCCGTCTTGAAAGGTTTGACGGAAAAGGGTCCGCGCAAGGAAGCCGTGGAAGCCTTGCTGCAGCAAACCAATCTGTGGGAAGCGCGCAAGCGCAAGCTGGGCACGTATTCGGGCGGCATGCGCCAGCGCTTCGGCATCGCCCAGGCACTGCTGGGCGCACCGCGCCTGGTGATCGTCGACGAACCGACGGCGGGCCTGGACCCGGACGAACGCAACCGCTTCCTGAACCTGCTGGCGAAGATCGGTGAGCAAGTGGTGGTGATTCTGTCGACGCACATCGTCGACGATGTGACGGACTTGTGCCCGCGCATGGCCATGATCGTCAAGGGACAGGTGCTGGTACAGGGCGAACCACAGGCGGCCATCGACACCCTGCACAACAAGGTATGGCGCCGCAGTGTCACGACGGAAGAACTGGCGCAGTACCAGCAAACCCTGAACGTGCTGTCGACGCGCCTGGTGGGCGGCAAGCCGCAAATCAATGTATATGCCGACAGCCAGCCCGACAGCGGCTTCGTGCAGATCGCCGCCGATCTGGAAGACGTGTACTTCCTGCACGTGCGCAGCGCTGCCCGCAGCGGCGCTGCCGCAGCGTAA
- a CDS encoding sigma-54-dependent transcriptional regulator, with protein MFDGLKVLLVEDDPTVREGSEQALQLAGLDVLAFHSAELAYKLLTPDFPGIVVSDVRLPGMSGLELLQAVKTLDANLPVILVTGHGDITMAVHAMRTGAYDFIEKPYSSDQLVDVILRALETRRLMLEVHSLRRQLEDGGGIESRLLGNSAAMRDIRRLILDVADEPADVLIYGDTGTGKEMVARCLHDFSHRRKHNFVAVNCGAIPESIFESEVFGHEPGAFTGAAKRQVGKIEHADQGTFFLDEIESLPLSLQVKLLRVLQERYIERLGSNVPTPVDVRVIAAAKLDLEDLSQQQKFRSDLYYRLNLIVLHLPPLRERREDIPILFEHFVLAAAARYNRAAPVVSSAQMRNLMAHSWPGNVRELRNIADRFVLGIAGGASSLLAGSQASPLSLAEQVNGFERALIEQELRTYSGNVSEVSTVLGLPKQTLYHKMQKYNLVAEEFR; from the coding sequence ATGTTTGACGGCTTGAAGGTCTTGCTGGTCGAAGACGACCCCACCGTACGCGAAGGCAGCGAGCAGGCACTGCAGCTGGCCGGCCTGGACGTGCTGGCCTTCCACTCGGCCGAACTGGCCTATAAACTGCTGACGCCCGATTTCCCCGGCATCGTCGTCAGCGACGTGCGCCTGCCCGGCATGAGCGGCCTGGAATTGCTGCAAGCGGTCAAGACGCTCGATGCCAACCTGCCCGTGATCCTCGTCACGGGCCACGGCGACATCACCATGGCCGTGCACGCCATGCGCACGGGCGCCTACGATTTCATCGAAAAACCGTATTCATCCGACCAGCTGGTCGACGTCATCCTGCGCGCGCTGGAAACGCGGCGCCTGATGCTGGAAGTACACAGCCTGCGCCGCCAGCTGGAAGACGGCGGCGGCATCGAATCTCGTTTGCTGGGAAATTCTGCGGCAATGCGCGACATACGGCGCTTGATACTCGACGTTGCCGACGAACCGGCGGACGTGCTGATCTATGGCGACACGGGCACGGGCAAGGAAATGGTGGCCCGCTGCTTGCACGACTTCAGCCACCGCCGCAAGCACAACTTCGTCGCCGTCAACTGCGGCGCGATTCCCGAAAGCATATTTGAAAGCGAAGTCTTCGGTCACGAACCGGGCGCATTCACGGGCGCGGCCAAGCGGCAGGTGGGCAAGATCGAACACGCGGACCAGGGCACTTTTTTCCTCGATGAAATCGAATCGCTGCCCCTGTCCCTGCAAGTCAAATTGCTGCGCGTGCTGCAGGAACGCTATATCGAACGCCTCGGCTCGAACGTGCCCACGCCCGTCGATGTGCGCGTCATCGCGGCGGCCAAGCTGGACCTGGAAGACTTGTCGCAGCAGCAGAAATTCCGCAGCGACCTATACTACCGTTTGAATTTGATCGTGCTGCATTTGCCGCCCTTGCGCGAACGGCGCGAAGATATTCCCATCCTGTTCGAGCACTTCGTGCTGGCCGCGGCCGCCCGCTACAACCGCGCCGCGCCCGTGGTCTCCAGCGCACAGATGCGCAACCTGATGGCCCATTCCTGGCCCGGCAATGTGCGCGAACTGCGCAACATCGCCGACCGCTTCGTGCTCGGCATCGCCGGCGGCGCTTCGAGCCTGCTAGCGGGCAGCCAGGCCAGCCCATTGTCGCTGGCGGAGCAGGTGAACGGCTTCGAACGCGCACTGATCGAACAGGAACTGCGTACATATTCCGGCAACGTCAGCGAAGTGAGCACGGTGCTGGGATTACCGAAACAGACCTTGTATCACAAGATGCAAAAGTACAACCTGGTGGCGGAAGAGTTCAGGTAA
- a CDS encoding catecholate siderophore receptor Fiu yields MAIKSRKHAATRFNQHIGAALAVMLLPVAAQAADPAGQSAPASQQTLNEIKVVGSKENDFKAEKASSPKYTEELVNTPQTIVVIKKELIEQQGALTLTDALRNTPGVGTFFLGENGNTNTGDAVYMRGFDSSGSIYVDGVRDVGSISRDVFNIEQIDVLKGPAGTDSGRGSPTGSINLVSKTATMENKFNSLLTAGSGKQKRATADWNRVLDSDTGTALRLNLMTQDSGNPARDEVTNKRWAFAPTVTFGIGKPTRITASYLHVDQNNVPDGGVPTIGLPGYSTPDVATKEQPIIRTFLNGAARVDTKNFYGSTADYDKVKADMGTLRIDHDFSPNVQFQNTTRYGKTQQDYLLTAFMGSQPNLKTPVPTDPSTWTMARSLRTVKDQENTILTNQTVVSAQFDTGVLKHSVVAGAEFTSEKQTNYSYVPASLGTLPDANLYHPNPRDTVTGHNPVRSGAFSEGEVNTQSLYVFDTVKFGDKWIFNGGVRFDHFNTSYDAVTLQTAVKAPAVQPLPVGTPIPAHVTLNDTFANGKISAMYKPTPDSSVYALLATSKAPPGTNFVLSTGASSAQNPNYDPQETITKEIGTKWDFLKQKVSLSAAVYQTTVKNELEQDPVIPTIYYQTGKKRVEGIEIGVVGEIMPNWLVSAGYTRMNTKVESNKVFTASGEKSLTYTPKQAFTSWTSYTLPFGLKIGGGARYVGEMLRGTDGAVGTPARVDAYWVFDAMATYTVNKNLDLQLNAYNLADKTYVAAINKSGFRYTPGQPRSFSLTANIKF; encoded by the coding sequence ACCCTGAACGAAATCAAGGTCGTGGGCTCCAAGGAAAATGATTTCAAGGCCGAAAAAGCCTCGTCGCCGAAATACACGGAAGAGCTGGTCAATACGCCGCAAACCATCGTCGTGATCAAGAAGGAATTGATCGAACAGCAAGGCGCGCTGACCCTGACGGACGCACTGCGCAACACGCCAGGCGTCGGCACCTTCTTCCTCGGTGAAAACGGCAACACGAACACGGGCGACGCCGTCTACATGCGCGGTTTCGATTCGTCCGGCAGCATCTATGTCGATGGCGTGCGCGACGTGGGCTCCATCTCGCGCGACGTCTTCAACATCGAACAAATCGACGTATTGAAGGGCCCGGCGGGCACGGACAGCGGCCGCGGCTCGCCCACCGGTTCGATCAACCTGGTCAGCAAAACGGCGACCATGGAAAACAAGTTCAATTCGCTGCTGACGGCGGGCAGCGGCAAGCAGAAACGCGCCACGGCCGACTGGAACCGCGTCCTCGACAGCGATACCGGCACGGCCTTGCGCCTGAATCTGATGACGCAGGACAGCGGCAACCCGGCGCGCGATGAAGTCACCAACAAGCGCTGGGCCTTCGCGCCCACCGTTACCTTCGGCATCGGCAAACCGACGCGCATCACGGCCAGCTACCTGCACGTGGACCAAAACAACGTGCCCGACGGCGGCGTGCCGACCATCGGCCTGCCTGGCTACTCGACGCCGGACGTTGCCACGAAGGAGCAACCGATCATCCGTACCTTCCTGAACGGCGCCGCCAGGGTCGACACGAAGAATTTCTACGGCTCCACTGCGGACTACGACAAGGTCAAGGCCGACATGGGCACCTTGCGCATCGACCATGATTTCTCGCCCAACGTACAGTTCCAGAACACCACGCGCTACGGCAAGACCCAGCAGGACTACCTGCTGACGGCCTTCATGGGCAGCCAGCCCAACCTGAAGACACCGGTCCCGACCGATCCGTCGACCTGGACCATGGCGCGCTCGCTGCGCACCGTGAAGGATCAGGAAAACACGATTCTGACCAACCAGACCGTGGTCAGCGCACAGTTCGACACGGGCGTGCTGAAGCACTCCGTGGTGGCCGGCGCCGAGTTCACCAGCGAAAAGCAGACCAACTACAGCTATGTGCCTGCCAGCCTGGGTACCTTGCCGGATGCCAATCTGTACCATCCGAATCCGCGCGACACCGTCACCGGCCACAATCCCGTGCGCAGCGGTGCTTTCAGCGAAGGCGAAGTCAACACGCAAAGCCTGTATGTGTTCGATACCGTCAAGTTTGGCGACAAATGGATCTTCAACGGCGGCGTGCGCTTTGACCATTTCAACACCAGCTATGACGCCGTCACCCTGCAAACGGCCGTCAAGGCGCCAGCGGTACAGCCATTGCCAGTGGGCACGCCAATTCCTGCTCACGTCACCCTGAACGACACCTTCGCCAACGGCAAGATCTCGGCCATGTACAAGCCGACGCCGGACAGCAGCGTGTACGCCTTGCTGGCCACGTCGAAGGCGCCGCCGGGCACCAACTTCGTGCTGAGCACGGGCGCGAGCAGCGCGCAAAACCCGAACTATGACCCACAGGAAACCATCACCAAGGAAATCGGCACCAAGTGGGATTTCCTGAAGCAAAAAGTGTCGCTGTCGGCCGCCGTCTACCAGACCACCGTCAAGAATGAATTGGAACAAGATCCGGTGATCCCGACCATTTATTACCAGACCGGCAAGAAGCGCGTGGAAGGCATCGAAATCGGCGTGGTGGGCGAGATCATGCCGAACTGGCTGGTCAGCGCCGGCTACACCCGCATGAATACCAAGGTCGAGTCGAACAAGGTCTTCACGGCCAGCGGCGAGAAGAGCCTCACCTACACGCCAAAACAGGCGTTCACCAGCTGGACCTCGTACACGCTGCCGTTTGGCCTGAAGATTGGCGGCGGCGCGCGTTACGTGGGTGAAATGTTGCGCGGCACCGATGGCGCCGTCGGCACGCCGGCACGCGTGGATGCCTACTGGGTCTTCGACGCCATGGCGACCTATACCGTCAACAAAAACCTCGACTTGCAGTTGAACGCCTACAACCTGGCCGACAAGACCTATGTGGCGGCCATCAACAAGTCCGGCTTCCGCTACACTCCGGGCCAGCCCCGTTCGTTCAGCCTGACGGCAAATATCAAGTTCTAA
- a CDS encoding sensor histidine kinase, with translation MNSSSKPSLSWRQRLSQRSGRETLAWGVVLAACLATVWLVYFWTERIAIGKLQASGAQRLEVYVSSLENALEKYDFLPKTLELNRDVIRLLQHPEDPVLVDTVNHYLEQMNAQAKSSTIFISNLDGNTRAASNWQQPDSFIGDNISFRPYAQDALRGTPGRFYGVGTTRLEPGYFFAHGIYQNGHMLGLATVKVNLETLEKRWVQGADKVMLADEHGVIFLSSMADWKYKTLAPLSPAIVEELNRTRQYYSKQLAAIPFVSDRQLGNGARVISVREQEHADTPPKISSSVMTQIKLKSPQGWTFIYLSDLAQAKASARAAAAFSCVLLGFFMLLFFYLRQRRAAVAQKLRAREDLQHAYDNLEAMVEERTSELNAMTQSLSQEIEVRSKAEQKLHITQNELFQAGKMAVLGQMSASITHELNQPLTALRTMSDNAVILLERGRLDDARRNLAKISQIAARMGTITGQLKIFARKSTTSLTSVSIPTAISNALFLVERRLQVENVRFTLQLPPEDIFAMCESNRLEQVLVNLYANALDAMNGSDVRSLRVAVECTPEHVLIHVADTGPGLSTEVYEHLFEPFFTTKPQGLGLGLGLAISEQITRQFGGVLRAENAPGGGAIFTIELQIATQEEKHV, from the coding sequence ATGAATAGCAGTAGTAAACCCTCCCTTTCCTGGCGCCAGCGCCTGTCGCAACGCTCGGGCCGTGAAACGCTGGCCTGGGGCGTCGTGCTGGCCGCCTGTCTGGCCACCGTCTGGCTCGTGTATTTCTGGACGGAACGCATCGCCATCGGCAAGCTGCAGGCCAGCGGCGCGCAGCGCCTGGAAGTGTATGTCAGCAGCCTGGAAAATGCGCTGGAGAAATACGACTTCCTGCCCAAGACGCTGGAACTGAACCGCGACGTCATCCGCCTGCTGCAGCACCCGGAAGATCCGGTGCTGGTCGATACGGTCAACCATTACCTCGAACAGATGAATGCCCAGGCGAAATCGTCGACCATTTTCATCAGCAACCTCGACGGCAACACGCGGGCCGCCAGCAATTGGCAGCAGCCCGACAGCTTTATTGGCGACAATATCTCGTTCCGCCCCTACGCCCAGGACGCGCTGCGCGGCACGCCGGGCCGCTTCTATGGCGTGGGCACGACGCGGCTCGAACCCGGTTACTTCTTTGCCCATGGCATCTACCAGAATGGCCACATGCTGGGCCTGGCAACGGTGAAGGTGAACCTGGAAACCCTGGAAAAACGCTGGGTGCAAGGGGCCGACAAGGTCATGCTGGCCGACGAGCACGGCGTGATCTTTCTCAGTTCCATGGCGGACTGGAAATACAAGACCCTGGCGCCGCTGTCGCCCGCGATCGTCGAAGAACTCAACCGCACGCGCCAGTACTATTCGAAGCAGCTGGCAGCCATTCCTTTCGTCTCGGACCGCCAGCTGGGCAATGGCGCCCGCGTGATCAGCGTGCGCGAGCAGGAACACGCCGACACGCCACCGAAGATCAGCTCCAGCGTCATGACGCAGATCAAGCTCAAGTCACCGCAAGGCTGGACTTTTATCTACCTGTCCGACCTGGCGCAAGCGAAGGCCAGCGCGCGCGCGGCGGCCGCCTTCTCTTGCGTGCTGCTGGGCTTTTTCATGCTGCTGTTTTTTTACCTGCGCCAGCGCCGCGCGGCCGTGGCACAAAAATTGCGCGCCCGCGAAGACTTGCAACATGCCTACGACAACCTGGAAGCCATGGTCGAGGAACGCACCTCGGAACTCAATGCCATGACGCAAAGCCTGAGCCAGGAAATCGAGGTGCGCAGCAAGGCCGAGCAAAAGCTGCACATCACGCAAAACGAATTGTTTCAAGCCGGTAAGATGGCCGTGCTGGGGCAGATGTCGGCCAGCATCACGCATGAACTGAACCAGCCGCTGACGGCGCTGCGCACCATGTCCGACAATGCCGTCATCCTGCTCGAGCGCGGACGGCTCGACGACGCGCGGCGCAACCTGGCGAAGATCTCGCAAATTGCAGCCAGGATGGGGACCATTACGGGTCAATTGAAGATTTTTGCGCGCAAATCGACGACCAGCCTGACCTCTGTCTCGATCCCCACGGCGATCAGCAATGCGCTGTTCCTGGTCGAGCGCCGGCTGCAGGTGGAAAATGTGCGTTTTACTTTGCAACTGCCACCCGAAGACATCTTCGCCATGTGCGAAAGCAACCGCCTGGAGCAAGTGCTGGTGAACCTGTACGCCAATGCGCTCGACGCCATGAACGGCAGCGACGTGCGCAGCCTGCGCGTGGCCGTCGAATGCACGCCCGAGCACGTGCTGATCCATGTGGCCGACACGGGGCCGGGCCTGTCGACGGAAGTGTACGAACACCTGTTCGAGCCGTTCTTCACGACCAAGCCGCAGGGATTGGGACTGGGCCTGGGCCTGGCCATTTCCGAACAGATCACGCGCCAGTTCGGCGGCGTGCTGCGCGCCGAGAACGCCCCCGGCGGCGGCGCCATCTTCACCATCGAACTACAGATTGCAACGCAGGAGGAAAAACATGTTTGA